In Vanessa cardui chromosome 24, ilVanCard2.1, whole genome shotgun sequence, the genomic window CGGGCAAAACAATCGGCTTATCAATTAAAACATTCAAGTGGTCACCGAGTGGATCCAAGTCGACGGGGCACGCTTAACGCTTTAAGCTCGTGATCGTGGTCGCTAAGCTAAAGCCACAAATCAACTGGGACCCAGCCGGGGCCGGAGCGGCTCACCCGTGGCGGCGGGGTTGTTGAGGAAGGTGACGTAGCTGTCCTGGTACTCGGTGGCGGGCGGCGCGAGCGCGGAGGGCGAGTGCGCGGCGCGGCTGTCGCGCGAGTCGTTGTCGCTGCCGGGCGCGGCGCCGGGCTCCTTGTGCGTGTGCGTGAAGTGGTACGTGAGGCCGGGCCGCGTCTTGTACTTGGCGCCGCACACTGCCGACAGAGCTCAGAGTGGGCGCGGGCCGGGCGCTCGCCGCGGGACCACTTACCGTCGCGGTGCCTCCGCCTCGCTCAGCTCGGTTGCCTACCACTCTACTCGCTGGTCGAGTGGAACATGTTTCACTAGTATTGTGTGTGGGTTGGGAAGGGCCTACGTCATCAGAACAGAGCATAGAGGAGGCACCACGACGGCTACCGGTGTAAAGACGCGCAGTTCCATAATTATCCGTCATCAATCAATACCTTTGTCTACAAGCTTCAATTATATACGAGCGCTTGGTGCGGAATTTAATTTCTGAAGTTACTGTTGTCAAATCGATTTTACAATATTGAGACAACTATTGAGAAAATGACTTAGAGATTGCGTtcgtatataaattgtttttaatttgacggCCCGTCGTGATAATTCTATGTTCAGTTCTAGAGGACGCAGGCTCCGAGGGTTGTATGATTGATGACTTCAAATCAATGGATCTGCCCTCTACTAGAAAGACATTTGACTGTCGAAGAATATATTTTGCTAGACGACCATGATCATGACATTTCTCCTAAACTatgattttatacaaaactagTTTAAGGCTATCATTTATTCCTTATACAATTCTGTCGATCTTAAAGtaagtttaatataaacaaattccttATATAATCATGTAAATAAATGCCAATACACGGCCGTTTAGCTCGAATACAATCGCTGCgttaattttacaaatgataACTTCAAGATCCAAACATTCAAAGTCGAATCAACCTTAAAAGTAAAAACCTTATACgcattgaataattttatttcttatttaacataaatattcttGTATAAATTCATAACAATCTTTGGGTGCTAATAATAGTTTGGATCTAAGAATAACATCGAGTCCTAATACTTCACTGCattcattacaataaatatgttagccgataaaaatataacaatgactAAAATTTTATCCCGAGTCCTTGACGGTTGAGgattttcaataaaaacgatggcaaaaatttatttcaatattttcaatgtcGATTTCATTGTCTTCGTATGAGATTTAGCTTTATTAATAGTATCAGTATATTTTTCCACTATTATTAATAAGCTGGTACACAGCAGATACGAAATGGCGCATATTGAGCATTGTTTAGGCCTTTTTTCTAACAGTTGTATGCAATGTTTGGGAGATCTTATTTACTCAAATCCTGACATATTGTGGTctaaaacttttaattcgagattatatatttcaatcgcaattcataatttataataaaacaggaTGATTATATGAGAACACTCAATTTATTCTATCAGTAGTCTACTACTACGATACTGAATTTCTTATCAACTCAGTTACAAATCCTCAAAGCTTTATAATATTCgggtaaataataaaacaaagacaaTGAAACAAGGACTAGAAAACGTATAAAACTGAATCGATTTcagtcattaatattaaataaaagttagatttttgtttgtgtttcgCACAAACTAGGGAAATTTAAATTGTGACCATACAACCGTCAAGGACAAGAAAAATACTGATATCTCCAATCCGAATACAAGCCGGCTCACATGACGGCCCGTGCTCCATTAAACCTCTCAAAATTTAGATATGTACATTACAAACGTTACCAAACATCAATTTTACATTCGTTATGGAAGACTAAACAATTTCATTATCCAGACAGAAATTTCAATTATCATCAACTTTTGCGTACCAAGCCAACGAGATTTCTAATACTTGCAAAGATCCTTCCaaaaatgaacataaaatatttaaattcgaaattcaaacatcttgaaataaatttaatcaaccAATGAGAAGGTTTCCCGTCGTATGAACCAATCACGCGCCTTACGCGCCAAATCCGTTTTATGTCAACCAATGAAAATGAACCTTCGTGATCAACAGTTCCATTCAAAAGTTACATTACtattaagttaattttgaatgaatgtttattaattttcacgTCAAATCAAACTATCACACACAACCAAAAACAGTGCATAACTAAAGATATATAAGTAAGCACTCTAACGCTATATAGCGCCATTAAAAAACAAACCCAGTGGATAATATCTAAatgataaaaacatatataatcataaaacgTCATTTTTGGAAGGATATTCACACCAAAACGAACGAGCACTTTAAGCACAGACATAACATCCGAAACTTTAGTCAttgctgaaaaaaaaattaaaaaaataaaataaaataaaagaaattagtCAATTCCTAgatcttaagaaaaaaaaaattattgaaataaatagaacTATCACAGACACATGAGTCATACACATACGAAAACGATTAGTGCTCTGAGATGAATATTGTGATTATACATTGTGATTCATAAGACGTTTAGGATAAAAACACGTTAACTAAATCATCGAGCTAAGAATGACTCGACGTAGTCGAGAGGATCCAACCGATCACACGATCGTACCATgcgttgtaataaaaaataatgcccGTTGATTATACGTTGATCATTCCAACATACCTACACGCTGTCATTCCTAGCTCAAATCGtaactagttttaaaataaacgacaATGAACATTTTAACGAGACAATGGTACACATTCATAAGTCCATAatgtaaaaacatttacatttttttttatatatttgtgtcaAAGTTGTAAATCTGCTTTCTTGCTACCACTACTATAATGCAATAGTATACTTTAATGCAATAGGTTTGAAAATTGGACTATACAAAGTTCAACCTTTAATGACAACTTTATATGATGCAGGAGACCAGCCCTGATGCCAGTATCttatttagtaaagaaaaaaattccACCAAATATAACAACTAGCAATGCCCCATTACACGGAATTACTAGCATGCCAGTTTCCTCCTCCAATCAagcttaaaaaatgttttagggGTGGGGATGACAATAGCCCAATGGATCAGGATTATCCGTCTTTAACATCGCTAGCGTCCCTAAAACCTTTGTATTACTGGCCTTTTCGTATTTCAAATTTAACGAatactttcaaatataattgaattttgatTTACATTGTCTCATTGAAAATGTTCAAGTCGATAAAACAATAAGGCATAACTACGCTAACCTATGAAATTATATGTAACAAGAACTAGTCTAAATTTCCAAACGATCGTTACAGTTTAGGTGGCAGTgtgtatatatactttttattacaattatttggtGTTTCATCATTTCATACCTTACTCTATGAAAAGATTAAGACATTTTTGAACTTTATTAATTGACAACACTCATACATTGCCAAGTATAACTTCGAATGTATACGAACGAAAAAATATCCGAAATGGAACAGAGAATCTTATAAAAGATGAATTAGTCGAAAAAGAATCCTAGTCGATTGAAATAGtcctaattaaatatttagttatagATATATTGgccatgaaaaatattttaaaaattaatctaaGACAAACTCTTATAAAAACAGCATTGAATCGATTACTTATCTACAGTTAATATGTGACTCTAAAACTATTCTAAAAAGATTTCCCTAAAAGTCTATTTAAATGCAAAACAATTGCAATATCATTCATTCACTCGCTCGAAACGAAATCAAGGATATTTTCGAAAACTATCGATACTATAATTCGACTTATCATCGAACttacaatatatcaataatCATTAGATAGTTGTTTTGTGTTACTCCCCGAGATTCACTTAAtcactaaatattttacataaaaacctACACAACGATTTTAAAGGCATTTTCATTCAACTTGCTTCCACGTATGAATGCATAAACATATTGAAAAATCTATTCAATTAACATCAGCGCTTCccaaaacatataacatatattgtaTAGCATCGCGGTGGGGAAGGGGGATCTTTTATGTGACGTCATATatacaatttgtttaaatttttcatataactgttaatttaatatacaaataactaaCTGGAGTAAAATTAAGTTGGAGAAGCgctgtgtatattatttatgcatTCAATGCTCCTATTTTTGCTACTCATATACCGACCAATTTTATAACCTATTAATGTGTTGTAAAGTACAAATTGGTCCGGCACGGCCAGATCTAGTATATATTCAACGATCCCTCCGATTATATagcaattcattaaaattataaaaattgcctATTGGTGTTACATTTTGACATTTACATAGTATAGACTATATTActcaaaagttgttttttttttaaatatttatctggtTTACATTTGGTCTTACTCCAgagccaaataaaaaaaaaaaaagagttaagACACAAATGCTACATAGCCCACAGAAGTGTGGATAAAATTGTATTAGCACAAtgtactatattaaatatgtggctaaaatatataattagaaaaattttaaaatggaaaataaagtCATTCAACTTGTTACTATgttacacaaaatattattcctttgataatgaaatacttatatatattctcATAACTATTGCTCGCCTCCCCTCTATAAGGCTACATTCAAATCTACCGTTCGGGTATATTATGACGACACTAAAATATTCTAAGGCATTTACACACTTAGTCAAATCTAAGGCCCTGTTGACACTGTACATTTACTATATTGCTAGTCTAGCGATTGGTTTGCGAAATAATACAGCTAATGTGTCGTGGAGATGGGATCTAtgctaatatttactttttctttccagttttaaaaatacgCTACGTAACGACTTAATTTCAAAACGACCCAGGTTGCATACAAGCAGAGAAAATGGATCCATACAATTCATTTTTTAAGATACATAGAGTAATCTTATGGtagaaattaaacatatacaacaTTGACCTTGCGTTGACATAATTACTTGAGGATAAGTTATTGGGGGTTTCAATGTCAAATGAGTTGATACAGGCAACtttgtcaaagtcaaaattaTGTTGTTAAATAGTGAAATATAAATCAAGAAGGCATTTGTGACCCACAAAGAGATGATATTTGAGACTCAATTCACAGACATTGCAACTAATtcttctaaattattaaaaaagacttacgaaaaagtttttatattaacaaaatactaAATAGAATCTTACCTGGGTCATCGAAAATTATGTCTTGCTGAATGGATATCTAACCTATGATGAACTCTATAAcgtctatgtatgtataattgagCAACCGTTCTATTTATagagatatttatatttctactttaatcaatttaatttttctttatctgTGAAATTTTCATATtgattagtattttattaattacggtcattattataaaatcgttCCCTTTGAGCAGTTTTGATATCTGTATATAATTTTGGGACCACCTTTACAAAGTCTGTTTtgaatgttttgtatatttatatctctCCATTGCCAAATTTATGGGTACATTTGGGTACATTTTAACCCTTATCGCCCTAATAATCCTTAGGGGTTTCTTTAGAACCTACTTGGAACAAATATGGTTTAATAACTTACATAAGCCACATTAaatcatgaaaatatataagcCATCAAAAGGCTCAAAGAACAAGTTTATAAAAGTGACCAATGGTTTAGTATTATCTGTATTTCCAACAATACAATCTGTGGACTAAtggttatttacaattatttggcGAACACGTGCTTTGACTGAACGATGCtgagattttaaaattagaatgtttCACTAAATTGTAACAGGTATAACATTATAGCATAATTGAATGACATAaggacaatttaaaaatataattttacagttgAATACATCGAACATTGTGAATCGATAGTCAAAATTTCATaggaaaacattaaaaaaaaaatttcaaagtatacatttttcagtttaaatacaataatacctTAAAAGAAACCTGTTCCTCGTTAAAAGTCCATTTTATTCACTCAGTTATTGTTCTATACCTAATATTACACGCCAACTTAATTCTCAAAGCGATTGATTGAATTTCCAAATCATCGTATCATTTCCAGATTCAAATATGATCCCTAAAGTTTTCGTcttatgtttgtttaaatttaattatatatattaggcATTACACGGGCGATCTTAGGTCTAAGCTAGTGTTTCCTTCTACCCGACTTACGTTCACATCCAAACGGTTTTTCACTATCTCCGGGAACCTCGTAGGGTAAGAGACTACCTTGACCGGCGCGTTTACGACCACGACCCTGgaatttagtttataatattttaaaattattttatatataaggtCACAGACCCCGAGCTTCTGGGTCCAAGCCCCAGGTCTGtcgataaaaactttttgtacagAAGTCTGGAAGTTGAAAGTATGAACAGTCTTAAGCCTCGGAAAACAAGTAAAGCCTCTGGTTCTGCGACTGACTCTTGCCGTTTGTGTCGGGATTACCATCCTGTCGGATTATGAGCGGGTGTAGAGATTGCACCTGCGTTTATGCACACATATGTACAGATATATTTGACATCATAGTCAGGACAGTGGTATATCTAATGGGAGTAATACAACTACCTGATATGCATTGTATTGCTTATAGTAAGATTCCCTTTTGTAGTTAATACACTATGGATTGGATCCAAAAAATTATATAGACCCCAATTATGTGGTTATATTGTTAACTAGATTGCACTCGTACCGCTCGTCCGCGCTTGACGGGTGTGTCATCCGGCAGCGGTTTGCGCACCCGCCCGCCGCGTGATCCCGGCCCGGTGGGTGCAGCTCCGCGTCGCTTGCGCCGATTGGCATATGTGTCGTCGTAATAGTCCTCGTCCGACTCCGGATCAGGCTCCTCGCCCGTCTCCATCTCCTCCATCGCTAGCTCATCATAGAACCATTCctataagataaaattattattataattacttgacTTCAATTGTAAAGGTTTTTAAAGAGCAGAGATATTCAATTGGGGACTACATAAGTCCTTACTTGCATAATCAATTGGGACAAAAGTATTAAACACACTTTCTGAACTTGACTCCAAAATCAGACAGACTCATTTTTAAACTGTGTAAATGATGAAACAGTGAAAAGTACTCCCGCATTTAGAAATTATGTACTTGTATACAAAATCCCTGGAGGACAAGGACTTTTTTTCTATTGaataatcaaacaaataatCCTTTTTACCTTAGGGTCATCTTTAGCCGCACTCTGTGATCCATCTCTACTGTCATCTCCCATAAGACCGTCTGGTATACCAGAACTGTTTTCTCCTTCACCTATATTTTCTGCTGCATCCACAGAGCTATAACCCCACCTCGTCGAAGACATTGTCAAATATTGGCGACGAGCTTTTCTCCACCTATGAcaagaattaaaacaatacatataatatatacatgacatatatgtttaaatttaataaggtatattcaaaaattgataaaaataaaaatattcttaaacattttataatatttaaattaaaagtcctAATTTTTAGCCTGTATATTGTGGAGACAGAATGCCAAAGTGTCAGTTCAATATAATCTCGAACTTTGATGAAAAAAACTTTTCTAGAGTTTTAATGCTACTTTTCGTAAAACTAGACGATAGCGATGACTGACAACGTCGTTGCGGAatagaaaaggaaaaaaaaatcattttttgttaTGGCAAGACAAGTTTTGTGGCAATATCTACTACTACTGCTTTCctattcaattaaaatcaagtggaattattttcacttttttaattaaaatacagatgGTAATTAGAACATTAAATTGGTACCTCTGTGACGGGTATGTGTAGAGCTGTCCTTCTCGTGCACCGGGCATTCTTTGTTTTCTGGTCATGAATAAATTGGAATGGCTCTGTGCGACACctgaaacaattataataatatattaatagtaatgtaAAAAGTATATAGTAATCTTTTTAATTCAAAGGTAGGCTTTGTGGTAAAATTCATACAAAGTTGCATCAAAAAGATTATAGCTatatgtactaaaatatttgttgcaaaaaaacaattttataagtatgAATTGGAATGTATgataaatatgacatttttcaTTGGTTCAAAATGCCAAtctttaatttgtttcaaatatttagaacaaaactaccaagataaaaatatagtcatCTTTTGCATAGAAATATACTAATTCTGCTATGGAGTACATAAAATGACAGCAAAACTCTTTCAGcgaaaatttgaaattggtATCTAGTCTTGGTACCATTTtggttattaaaaatttaacctCAGTGAGtcttttataatgatatattctACTAGTTTCTTAAAGTATGGCActtaaaacacatttatttgtagtgtcaataaatttcatatttagctttaacaaatgtattttaattaaatatcttctCATTCTCAGTGTACTTGTTATATGCTATTGTAAAGCATTTATAATCCTACACTACACAGATTTCAGTATGTATTGGAGGTGATAGCTTCAGTTACTATAACTagcttgttaaatgacgattcaaaagtgc contains:
- the LOC124539953 gene encoding zinc finger protein ubi-d4, which translates into the protein MAAAEIQVVNPSNLTKIESFLNDPSYKEIIENSSTFNSRLCAERRMRMPFIDTQTGVAQSHSNLFMTRKQRMPGAREGQLYTYPSQRWRKARRQYLTMSSTRWGYSSVDAAENIGEGENSSGIPDGLMGDDSRDGSQSAAKDDPKEWFYDELAMEEMETGEEPDPESDEDYYDDTYANRRKRRGAAPTGPGSRGGRVRKPLPDDTPVKRGRAGRGRKRAGQGSLLPYEVPGDSEKPFGCELCGAKYKTRPGLTYHFTHTHKEPGAAPGSDNDSRDSRAAHSPSALAPPATEYQDSYVTFLNNPAATGGSTTANSPPAGGLAPAAPPPRRASPPPRPASADTSSSDSAHAPLVAPAPAPAPAPTTSAADLKEPDTKASPSPYCDFCLGDDRQNKKTGTPEELVSCSDCGRSGHPTCLQFTVNMIVSVRKYRWQCIECKCCSVCGTSDNDDQLLFCDDCDRGYHMYCLAPPLDTPPEGSWSCALCIKEFH